The Methanobrevibacter sp. TMH8 genomic sequence GACCAAATACCAGTAATAGGATCATAAGTCCCAACACTAGGAACACTATCTTGATAAATCAAAGCAGCCGGCAAAATCTCATTAAGAACAACATTAGTAGCATTACTAGGACCATAATTAGTCACAGTAATAGTATAATTAATGATTTGACCCTCAGTTACCTCACCTGTAACATTAGCTACCTTAGTAACAGTAAGATTAATAATTTCAGTTCCATTAGCCCAAAATACTTTTCTCCAATCGTCTACACCAAATGTAACCATTGTACTAAATGGAGGAACATTAACAATTACAGTTTGATTTTCACGAGCATCCCAAGTAGGGATTAAAACAGGATTAGGTCCAGTTCCTACATCAAGAGTAAAGTAAGGTAATAATGAAGGATCAAATGTAGTATTATCACTAAGTCTAATAGTATAATTAAATCTAGAACTAGTATTTCCAATTTCTGGACCATCATATTCAACATCAACTACAACATAGTTAGTTAAATTGACAATTCCAGAATTGGTCTTATAATAGGCTCGATCATTGTCACCCCACCAATTCCTATCAGCATTGATGGTACCACTGCCAAAATAAACTTGATATCCACCAGGAGTAGCATTATTGTTATAAAAACGATTATAATTTAATATAACATTACCTCCATCAAGACCCATGGCTCCACCATCACCATAACCATCTGTATTATTTACAAAATCAGATCTAGTTACATTAGTATTTCCAGCATTTGAAAAAATTGCTCCACCAACTCCGGAAATAGCAGTGTTATTATAGAAATAGGAACTAATAATATTAGTATCAACAGCGCCTGAAATATGAATTGCACCACCATCAGAAGAAGCATTATTACCAATAAATGTAGTATTAGTGATATTAGAATGTCCATTGTTATTATTAATAGCACCACCTACAGTACCTGCAGAATTATTAATGAAAATAGAATCAAATATATTTAGAGTACCACCATTATTGTTAATAGCTCCACCAGCATTAGCAGAGTTATTACTGAATGTAGAATTAAAAATCTCAAAATCAGAATTATAACCCATAGTAATAGCTCCACTAGTATGTCCTGTGAAATTACAGTTATTTAGGGTAACCTTACCAGATTGGTAATCTACTATAGCTCCTCCTAAAGAATTCATGAAAGTTATATTTATAAAAGTAATATTCAAGCTTGGACCATTTGTAGTAAATATTTGGTTGATAAAGTTTGCATCAATTTTTACCTGATCAGGAGACCCATTACCCATAATAGTAATATTTTTACTTATTTGCAAACCAGTGTTGTTAGAACCTTGGTATAAACCTGGTTGAAGAATAATAGTGTCACTAGAGTTAGCACTAGATAAAGCACCATTAATACCACCAGTTGATGTATCATTGATGGTTATATTAGCTGCACTAACAGTGTTTAATGAAAAACAGACGATACTTATGAAACAAATGATTAATCCAATCAAAAGTTTTTTTTCGATTATTTCACCTCCTTATCATTTTTATAGTCTTTAAAAAGATTATATAGAATATTAAAGAGAGTTAATAACAATAGTATATAAAATATAACTAAAAAAAAAAAGAATTTATAATAAGCTATTTTCAACTCCACAATTTTTAATATAATACATGAATCAATCCACCAGACTAATTATATAAAGTATGTGAAAGATATTTACTATTATATATATTCATTTTATTAATTATATAATTAACTAATATAACTCCAAAAATTGTCAAATATTTTTATTTCTTTGGATTTATAAAAATAAATACTATAAAATATTACATCAAAAAATGTTTAATCATGGCTTTTTCATAAAATTAGTAGTATTTTAATTTGTATTATATAATAATAAAAAAAATATTAATATTTAAAATTATCAATTTTTAAAATACATATAACAAATTAAATAATGACTATAATGTTTATCATCCATATAACTTGTTCCATATATTATTAATCTTATTTTTTAATACTGAAATAATAAAATTTTGAAATAAGAAAAATTAGAAATCATTAATAAGAAAAATAGATAAATAAAAAAAGTATGAAAAATAATTCTAAATAATAAAATAATAAATAAAAAATAAAAAAATAGTATAAAACTATTTATTCAACAAAATCTTTTTTAATGCTTCAACATCAGCATCAATTTCAATAGGTTCTGTACAAGCATTAATAGCTGTATTAGGGTCTTTAAGTAAATGACCAGTTACAATACAAACAACTTGTTCTCCTTTATCTACAACACCTTCTTCAACAAGCTTTTTAACACCAGCTATTGAAGCAGCTGAAGCAGGTTCTACACCTATTCCTTCATATCTAGCAAGATCTAATTGAGCAGCTAATATTTCATCATCGTTAACAGTTTCAGCATAACCATTAGAATCATAAATAGCTCTAAGAGCTTTAATAGAACTAACAGGAGCACCAATTCTAATAGCTGTAGCTATAGTTTCTGGATCTTGAACTGGAACCATGTCCATAGTATTTTTTCTAAAAGAATTAGCTATAGGAGCTGCACCTTCAGCTTGAATACCAGTCATCATTGGAAGATCTTCTATATAGCCAGCATTATGAAATTCAGTAATTCCTTTCCATATAGCTGAAATATTACCTGCATTACCAACAGGAAGAACTATTCTATCTGGAGATTTCCAACCAAGTTCATGAACAACTTCAAATCCAATTGATTTTTGTCCTTCTAATCTGTATGGATTAATAGAATTAAGAAGATATAAATGTTTTTCAAGAGCAAGAGCAGTTACAGTTTCAAGAGCTTCGTCAAAATTACCGTTTACAGATAAAACTTCAGCTCCATGGAACATTGCTTGAGCTAACTTTCCAAGAGCTACTTTACCACTAGGAAGAAGAACAACACAACGAAGACCAGCCCTAGCTGCATAAGCTGCAAGAGATGCAGATGTATTTCCTGTAGAAGCACAACCAACAGTATCAACACCAAGCTCCATAGCTTTAGTCATACCAACACTCATACCCCTATCTTTGAAACTACCAGTAGGATTGGAACCTTCTACTTTAACATAAAGATCAATTCCAAGTTTTTCACCAAGTTTATTACATTTACAAAAAGGAGTTCCTCCTTCATCAAGAGAAACTATTTTAGTTTCATCAACTGGCATGAATTCTTTATATTTCCATAAAACATCTTTTCTACAATCAAAAGTTTCACGTGGAACATCTGATTTATCAATATCCACAACAACTTCTAATACAGAACCACATTCTTTACAATTATAGATGACTTCATTATCATCATATTTTGCATTACAACTTACACACTCAATCATAGGATCACTATTATAAATAAAAACATCTATTATTTCTATAAATAAAGATTAATAAATATAAATAAAAAATATTATAGTTTAAAATTAATTATATTAAAATTATATATTAAAATATAATATATTAAACTTATATCAAACAATTCTATATTATTTTTAGTAGATAATGTTATATAAATTTTTTATAAATATTTTTTTATTATATTTAAAAATAAATTTTTTTATAAAATGAAATATTTGATGTTTTAATTAATTTTAATCTATCATAATTTATTATAATAAAATTTATTAAAAAATAAGAAATAAAAAATAAAAAAATAAATAAAAATAATTAGAAATAATTAGAAATAATTTTAACTAATTCAAATAAAGAAATTACCTATTGGAATAGTTAAATAAGCTTCAATAAATGCAGCTATAACAAATAAAACTACAGAAACTCCAAATAATGTCAAAGATTGAAATAGTATATTACTATTGAATTCTAATGAAGAAAATATTCTATTTTTAATAGTCCAATTATAAGAACCCTCTAAATTATCTGTTTTTTCATCGATATTAGGACTAAATATATTATAAATTGTAGAAATAATAAACTTAAGTAATACAAAGCCACTAGCTCCAGCTATAATAATAGCTGGAATTTCGATTATTCCATGTGGAAGAGTATAAGCTAAGAAAGCATTTAAA encodes the following:
- the thrC gene encoding threonine synthase, with the translated sequence MIECVSCNAKYDDNEVIYNCKECGSVLEVVVDIDKSDVPRETFDCRKDVLWKYKEFMPVDETKIVSLDEGGTPFCKCNKLGEKLGIDLYVKVEGSNPTGSFKDRGMSVGMTKAMELGVDTVGCASTGNTSASLAAYAARAGLRCVVLLPSGKVALGKLAQAMFHGAEVLSVNGNFDEALETVTALALEKHLYLLNSINPYRLEGQKSIGFEVVHELGWKSPDRIVLPVGNAGNISAIWKGITEFHNAGYIEDLPMMTGIQAEGAAPIANSFRKNTMDMVPVQDPETIATAIRIGAPVSSIKALRAIYDSNGYAETVNDDEILAAQLDLARYEGIGVEPASAASIAGVKKLVEEGVVDKGEQVVCIVTGHLLKDPNTAINACTEPIEIDADVEALKKILLNK